One region of Camelina sativa cultivar DH55 chromosome 6, Cs, whole genome shotgun sequence genomic DNA includes:
- the LOC109133482 gene encoding serine/threonine-protein kinase ATM-like isoform X2, translated as MKLQNPDKKTLRGAFNQESSLVVASGSGDFGMDGLKCDGKFSVKEALMEEEDEEGGDKVRKIQVSGGNISLVVDFSGSLTGNSSHNVFESKGSCVNESLVKRNGYREDETQEFLIGNLVWVMNKYKKWWPGEVVDFKADAKDSFMVRFIGQSHLVSWFASSKLKPFKESFEQVRNHRNDIGFFAALEKAMSLLSNSLTLDMTCSCIADGNGIVSAKNVPTWKSKPLILREFSVDRLEPKEFVTQLKDIAKCVSNAGVLESRVMHCRLSAFYTLFGHKQIPMNQLHENEGRKSFTAKMNDSQFIGSPSVVAGNSRNRFRKEWFRKFVSEVDNVSARDHLVNVPPSDLISNLKLLAVDQNCSQETENTGLFEWFFSKFRISVFHDENAYKMQLANMAGFKDLMLARNANRGTHQKTSKSKKLGKSKIELFSGVTVADTEKKTFESQISEKSKIESLNCVSTPDNEQEASKSKNSGKTKINHIIGHSDSSSSVANKLLSKDFQETPLVRFPDGRPTMMGDTLSRTAATLVPDLNSGGNALDIVEYEHFQRPEMLMPPNVCPQEENRPRSMILNFQVTSPCSTNKVSGTQFVSSQPASFRHFTSEDLFTGSGKKKRGRKRKNAQELPIVAHSTTGIPDLNGMITEPASVLPQVEPTQRRRRRRKEELSNGITRGITILFLNFSSRVSMPSRDDLTSRFSAFGPLDSSETHVSEEFSGAQVAFVSSSDAIEAVKSLEKANPYGETLVSFRLQQKLITVQRNIAPRMPVISHVSPIPIANNIPTSVESMRQNLLIMTAMLEKSGDSLSRETKAKLKSEITGLLEKVSSMPSSSSS; from the coding sequence ATGAAATTACAAAACCCAGATAAGAAAACCCTAAGAGGAGCCTTTAATCAGGAATCTAGTCTAGTGGTGGCTTCAGGTTCTGGAGATTTCGGTATGGATGGATTGAAATGCGATGGGAAATTTTCGGTTAAGGAGGCattaatggaagaagaagacgaagaaggtgGTGATAAAGTGAGGAAGATTCAAGTCTCTGGAGGGAATATATCTCTTGTTGTTGATTTTAGTGGTTCTTTAACTGGGAATTCTTCTCACAATGTCTTTGAGTCTAAAGGTAGTTGTGTCAATGAGAGTCTCGTTAAAAGAAATGGGTACAGAGAGGATGAAACTCAGGAGTTTCTGATTGGGAATCTTGTATGGGTCATGAATAAATACAAGAAATGGTGGCCAGGAGAAGTGGTTGATTTCAAAGCTGACGCAAAGGATAGTTTTATGGTTAGGTTTATTGGTCAGAGCCATCTTGTTTCGTGGTTTGCATCTTCAAAGTTGAAGCCTTTTAAAGAGAGCTTTGAGCAAGTCCGGAATCATAGAAACGATATTGGGTTTTTCGCTGCGTTAGAGAAAGCTATGTCCTTGTTGAGCAACTCGTTGACGCTTGATATGACTTGCTCTTGCATTGCTGATGGGAATGGAATAGTGTCAGCTAAAAATGTACCAACTTGGAAGAGCAAACCTTTGATACTGCGTGAATTCTCGGTAGATCGGTTGGAACCAAAAGAGTTTGTTACTCAGCTGAAGGATATTGCTAAATGTGTTTCGAATGCTGGGGTACTCGAGTCTAGAGTTATGCACTGTCGGTTATCAGCTTTTTATACTCTCTTTGGACATAAGCAGATACCAATGAACCAGCTACACGAAAATGAGGGTAGGAAAAGTTTCACTGCTAAGATGAATGACAGTCAGTTCATCGGTTCTCCATCTGTTGTTGCAGGTAATAGCAGGAACAGGTTTCGTAAAGaatggtttaggaaatttgtaaGTGAGGTTGACAATGTGTCTGCCAGAGACCATCTAGTAAATGTGCCTCCTTCTGATTTGATATCTAACCTCAAGCTGCTTGCTGTGGACCAGAATTGTTCACAAGAGACTGAAAATACTGGTCTCTTTGAGTGGTTCTTCTCCAAATTCAGAATTTCTGTGTTTCATGATGAAAATGCTTACAAGATGCAGTTGGCTAACATGGCTGGTTTCAAGGATTTGATGTTAGCTAGAAATGCAAATCGTGGTACTCATCAGAAAACCTCAAAGTCAAAGAAATTAGGGAAGTCAAAGATCGAGCTTTTCAGTGGTGTGACAGTTGCTGATACTGAGAAGAAGACCTTCGAGTCGCAGATATCAGAGAAGTCAAAGATCGAGTCTCTTAATTGTGTTTCAACTCCAGATAATGAGCAAGAGGCCTCCAAGTCAAAGAATTCAGGGAAGACAAAGATCAATCATATCATTGGTCACTCCGATTCTTCTAGTTCTGTTGCTAATAAGCTACTTTCGAAAGATTTCCAAGAAACACCATTGGTTCGATTTCCAGACGGGAGACCTACTATGATGGGAGATACACTCAGCCGCACTGCTGCTACACTTGTACCGGACCTAAACAGCGGAGGCAATGCTTTAGATATTGTAGAGTATGAGCATTTTCAAAGACCTGAGATGTTAATGCCGCCTAATGTCTGCCCACAAGAGGAGAATAGACCGAGATCTATGATACTCAACTTTCAGGTGACATCTCCTTGTTCAACCAACAAAGTCTCAGGAACTCAGTTTGTTTCTAGCCAGCCAGCTTCATTCAGACACTTCACGAGTGAAGACCTTTTCACTGGttcagggaagaagaagagaggaaggaaGCGGAAGAATGCACAAGAGCTTCCAATAGTTGCACATTCCACTACTGGTATACCTGACTTAAATGGGATGATTACAGAGCCAGCTTCGGTTTTGCCTCAAGTTGAGCCTACTCAGCGCAGAAGACGCCGGAGGAAAGAGGAGTTATCTAATGGTATAACCAGAGGAATCACAATTCTCTTCTTGAATTTTTCCTCCCGAGTGTCAATGCCTTCGAGGGACGACCTAACCTCGAGATTCTCTGCGTTTGGTCCTTTGGATTCTTCCGAAACACACGTTTCAGAAGAATTTAGTGGTGCTCAGGTCGCGTTTGTGAGTAGTTCCGATGCGATTGAAGCAGTTAAAAGCTTAGAGAAAGCTAACCCTTATGGTGAAACCTTAGTGAGTTTCAGGTTACAGCAAAAATTGATAACCGTTCAAAGGAACATAGCCCCGCGGATGCCGGTAATCTCACATGTTAGTCCCATACCGATAGCGAACAACATACCTACCAGTGTGGAGTCAATGAGGCAGAATCTGTTGATAATGACAGCAATGCTGGAGAAATCTGGTGATAGTTTATCAAGAGAGACGAAGGCGAAACTGAAAAGCGAGATCACTGGGCTTTTGGAGAAGGTTAGTTCTATGCcgagctcttcttcttcctga
- the LOC109133482 gene encoding serine/threonine-protein kinase ATM-like isoform X1, translating to MMKLQNPDKKTLRGAFNQESSLVVASGSGDFGMDGLKCDGKFSVKEALMEEEDEEGGDKVRKIQVSGGNISLVVDFSGSLTGNSSHNVFESKGSCVNESLVKRNGYREDETQEFLIGNLVWVMNKYKKWWPGEVVDFKADAKDSFMVRFIGQSHLVSWFASSKLKPFKESFEQVRNHRNDIGFFAALEKAMSLLSNSLTLDMTCSCIADGNGIVSAKNVPTWKSKPLILREFSVDRLEPKEFVTQLKDIAKCVSNAGVLESRVMHCRLSAFYTLFGHKQIPMNQLHENEGRKSFTAKMNDSQFIGSPSVVAGNSRNRFRKEWFRKFVSEVDNVSARDHLVNVPPSDLISNLKLLAVDQNCSQETENTGLFEWFFSKFRISVFHDENAYKMQLANMAGFKDLMLARNANRGTHQKTSKSKKLGKSKIELFSGVTVADTEKKTFESQISEKSKIESLNCVSTPDNEQEASKSKNSGKTKINHIIGHSDSSSSVANKLLSKDFQETPLVRFPDGRPTMMGDTLSRTAATLVPDLNSGGNALDIVEYEHFQRPEMLMPPNVCPQEENRPRSMILNFQVTSPCSTNKVSGTQFVSSQPASFRHFTSEDLFTGSGKKKRGRKRKNAQELPIVAHSTTGIPDLNGMITEPASVLPQVEPTQRRRRRRKEELSNGITRGITILFLNFSSRVSMPSRDDLTSRFSAFGPLDSSETHVSEEFSGAQVAFVSSSDAIEAVKSLEKANPYGETLVSFRLQQKLITVQRNIAPRMPVISHVSPIPIANNIPTSVESMRQNLLIMTAMLEKSGDSLSRETKAKLKSEITGLLEKVSSMPSSSSS from the exons A TGATGAAATTACAAAACCCAGATAAGAAAACCCTAAGAGGAGCCTTTAATCAGGAATCTAGTCTAGTGGTGGCTTCAGGTTCTGGAGATTTCGGTATGGATGGATTGAAATGCGATGGGAAATTTTCGGTTAAGGAGGCattaatggaagaagaagacgaagaaggtgGTGATAAAGTGAGGAAGATTCAAGTCTCTGGAGGGAATATATCTCTTGTTGTTGATTTTAGTGGTTCTTTAACTGGGAATTCTTCTCACAATGTCTTTGAGTCTAAAGGTAGTTGTGTCAATGAGAGTCTCGTTAAAAGAAATGGGTACAGAGAGGATGAAACTCAGGAGTTTCTGATTGGGAATCTTGTATGGGTCATGAATAAATACAAGAAATGGTGGCCAGGAGAAGTGGTTGATTTCAAAGCTGACGCAAAGGATAGTTTTATGGTTAGGTTTATTGGTCAGAGCCATCTTGTTTCGTGGTTTGCATCTTCAAAGTTGAAGCCTTTTAAAGAGAGCTTTGAGCAAGTCCGGAATCATAGAAACGATATTGGGTTTTTCGCTGCGTTAGAGAAAGCTATGTCCTTGTTGAGCAACTCGTTGACGCTTGATATGACTTGCTCTTGCATTGCTGATGGGAATGGAATAGTGTCAGCTAAAAATGTACCAACTTGGAAGAGCAAACCTTTGATACTGCGTGAATTCTCGGTAGATCGGTTGGAACCAAAAGAGTTTGTTACTCAGCTGAAGGATATTGCTAAATGTGTTTCGAATGCTGGGGTACTCGAGTCTAGAGTTATGCACTGTCGGTTATCAGCTTTTTATACTCTCTTTGGACATAAGCAGATACCAATGAACCAGCTACACGAAAATGAGGGTAGGAAAAGTTTCACTGCTAAGATGAATGACAGTCAGTTCATCGGTTCTCCATCTGTTGTTGCAGGTAATAGCAGGAACAGGTTTCGTAAAGaatggtttaggaaatttgtaaGTGAGGTTGACAATGTGTCTGCCAGAGACCATCTAGTAAATGTGCCTCCTTCTGATTTGATATCTAACCTCAAGCTGCTTGCTGTGGACCAGAATTGTTCACAAGAGACTGAAAATACTGGTCTCTTTGAGTGGTTCTTCTCCAAATTCAGAATTTCTGTGTTTCATGATGAAAATGCTTACAAGATGCAGTTGGCTAACATGGCTGGTTTCAAGGATTTGATGTTAGCTAGAAATGCAAATCGTGGTACTCATCAGAAAACCTCAAAGTCAAAGAAATTAGGGAAGTCAAAGATCGAGCTTTTCAGTGGTGTGACAGTTGCTGATACTGAGAAGAAGACCTTCGAGTCGCAGATATCAGAGAAGTCAAAGATCGAGTCTCTTAATTGTGTTTCAACTCCAGATAATGAGCAAGAGGCCTCCAAGTCAAAGAATTCAGGGAAGACAAAGATCAATCATATCATTGGTCACTCCGATTCTTCTAGTTCTGTTGCTAATAAGCTACTTTCGAAAGATTTCCAAGAAACACCATTGGTTCGATTTCCAGACGGGAGACCTACTATGATGGGAGATACACTCAGCCGCACTGCTGCTACACTTGTACCGGACCTAAACAGCGGAGGCAATGCTTTAGATATTGTAGAGTATGAGCATTTTCAAAGACCTGAGATGTTAATGCCGCCTAATGTCTGCCCACAAGAGGAGAATAGACCGAGATCTATGATACTCAACTTTCAGGTGACATCTCCTTGTTCAACCAACAAAGTCTCAGGAACTCAGTTTGTTTCTAGCCAGCCAGCTTCATTCAGACACTTCACGAGTGAAGACCTTTTCACTGGttcagggaagaagaagagaggaaggaaGCGGAAGAATGCACAAGAGCTTCCAATAGTTGCACATTCCACTACTGGTATACCTGACTTAAATGGGATGATTACAGAGCCAGCTTCGGTTTTGCCTCAAGTTGAGCCTACTCAGCGCAGAAGACGCCGGAGGAAAGAGGAGTTATCTAATGGTATAACCAGAGGAATCACAATTCTCTTCTTGAATTTTTCCTCCCGAGTGTCAATGCCTTCGAGGGACGACCTAACCTCGAGATTCTCTGCGTTTGGTCCTTTGGATTCTTCCGAAACACACGTTTCAGAAGAATTTAGTGGTGCTCAGGTCGCGTTTGTGAGTAGTTCCGATGCGATTGAAGCAGTTAAAAGCTTAGAGAAAGCTAACCCTTATGGTGAAACCTTAGTGAGTTTCAGGTTACAGCAAAAATTGATAACCGTTCAAAGGAACATAGCCCCGCGGATGCCGGTAATCTCACATGTTAGTCCCATACCGATAGCGAACAACATACCTACCAGTGTGGAGTCAATGAGGCAGAATCTGTTGATAATGACAGCAATGCTGGAGAAATCTGGTGATAGTTTATCAAGAGAGACGAAGGCGAAACTGAAAAGCGAGATCACTGGGCTTTTGGAGAAGGTTAGTTCTATGCcgagctcttcttcttcctga